A single window of Streptomyces aquilus DNA harbors:
- a CDS encoding potassium channel family protein encodes MHIVIMGCGRVGSALAQTLEQQGHTVAVIDQDPTAFRRLGSGFGGRRVTGVGFDQDTLREAGIEEAGAFAAVSSGDNSNIIAARVAREMFGIENVAARIYDPRRAEVYQRLGIPTVATVRWTADQMLRRLLPSGAEPLWRDPTGGVQLAEVHTSAAWVGHKISRLQEETGVRVAFLTRLGEAILPTSQTVLQEGDLVHVMMRTDEVDKVEASFAKGPEEEGGH; translated from the coding sequence GTGCACATCGTCATCATGGGCTGCGGGCGAGTGGGTTCCGCTCTCGCCCAGACCCTGGAGCAACAGGGGCACACGGTCGCCGTGATCGACCAGGACCCCACCGCCTTCCGTCGACTGGGCTCCGGGTTCGGCGGCCGCCGGGTCACCGGCGTCGGCTTCGACCAGGACACCCTGCGCGAGGCCGGCATCGAGGAGGCGGGCGCGTTCGCCGCCGTCTCCAGCGGTGACAACTCGAACATCATCGCCGCGCGCGTCGCCCGCGAGATGTTCGGCATCGAGAACGTCGCGGCCCGCATCTACGACCCGCGCCGCGCCGAGGTCTACCAGCGTCTGGGCATCCCGACGGTCGCCACGGTCCGCTGGACCGCCGACCAGATGCTCCGCCGCCTCCTCCCCTCGGGCGCCGAGCCGCTGTGGCGCGACCCCACCGGCGGTGTCCAGCTCGCCGAGGTGCACACCTCCGCCGCCTGGGTGGGCCACAAGATCAGCCGCCTCCAGGAGGAGACGGGCGTCCGCGTGGCGTTCCTGACCCGGCTGGGCGAGGCGATCCTGCCCACCTCGCAGACGGTGTTGCAGGAGGGCGACCTGGTGCACGTGATGATGCGCACCGACGAGGTCGACAAGGTCGAGGCGTCCTTCGCCAAGGGTCCCGAAGAGGAGGGCGGTCACTGA